The Flexibacter flexilis DSM 6793 genome window below encodes:
- the ftsY gene encoding signal recognition particle-docking protein FtsY: MGLFDFFSKDKKESLDKGLEKTKESFFSKLGKAIMGKSTVDAEVLDELEGVLVSSDVGIETTLKIIQSIEERVAQNKYLNTSELDRILREEIVKLLAAEPQPNYTFSLPEKKPYVMMVVGVNGVGKTTTIGKLASQFHKAGKKVVLGAADTFRAAAVDQLKLWGERTGVPVISHGMNTDPASVAFDAVKQAVELNADVVIIDTAGRLHNKVNLMNELSKIKRVMQKVIADAPHEVLLVLDGSTGQNAIMQAQEFTKATDVTALAVTKLDGTAKGGVVIGISDQFKIPVKYIGVGEKIDDLQLFNKYEFVDSLFKK, encoded by the coding sequence ATGGGTTTATTTGATTTTTTTAGCAAAGACAAAAAAGAGTCTTTGGACAAAGGTTTGGAAAAAACCAAAGAAAGTTTCTTTTCCAAGTTGGGCAAGGCCATCATGGGCAAATCTACTGTAGATGCCGAAGTGCTGGACGAGTTGGAAGGGGTTTTGGTTAGTTCTGATGTGGGTATTGAGACGACATTGAAAATTATACAGTCCATAGAAGAGCGCGTGGCACAAAACAAATACTTGAATACCAGCGAACTGGACAGAATTTTGAGAGAAGAAATCGTGAAGTTGTTGGCCGCAGAACCGCAACCCAACTACACCTTTTCTTTACCCGAAAAGAAACCTTATGTAATGATGGTGGTAGGCGTAAATGGCGTGGGCAAAACCACTACCATTGGCAAACTGGCCTCGCAATTCCATAAAGCAGGCAAAAAAGTGGTGCTTGGCGCAGCTGATACGTTCCGCGCGGCAGCCGTTGACCAACTTAAACTTTGGGGCGAGCGTACAGGCGTGCCTGTAATTTCGCATGGCATGAACACCGACCCCGCTTCGGTGGCGTTTGATGCCGTGAAACAAGCCGTAGAACTAAATGCCGACGTGGTGATTATCGATACGGCAGGCCGTTTGCACAACAAAGTAAACTTGATGAACGAGCTAAGTAAAATTAAGCGCGTGATGCAAAAAGTGATTGCAGATGCACCGCACGAAGTGTTGTTGGTACTTGATGGCAGCACAGGTCAAAATGCCATTATGCAGGCGCAGGAGTTTACCAAAGCCACCGACGTAACGGCTTTGGCGGTTACCAAACTTGACGGCACGGCCAAAGGTGGCGTAGTGATTGGCATTTCTGACCAGTTCAAAATACCTGTAAAATACATTGGGGTTGGGGAGAAAATAGATGATTTACAGTTATTTAACAAATAT
- the rsmH gene encoding 16S rRNA (cytosine(1402)-N(4))-methyltransferase RsmH codes for MNTEMAYHVPVMLEECINGLNIRPDGVYVDVTFGGGGHSAAIVAKLTTGKLYAFDQDEDALENTKGFDSKRFTLIEANFRYLKRYLKLHGVTKIDGLLADLGISSHQIDAPERGFSTRFDGNLDMRMNQNDTLTAAKIINTYSEDKLHKLFGIYGEVKNAKTLAALVYKSRLKQPIETIQQFKQVISAVAPRGKEHKYYAQVFQALRIEVNQELEALQEMLEQAAEILKPDGRLVVMSYHSLEDRLVKNYIAKGKFFGEVEKDLFGNEQKPLQSVTRKPIEATEEELARNNRARSAKLRIAEKIG; via the coding sequence ATGAATACAGAAATGGCGTATCACGTGCCTGTGATGTTGGAGGAATGTATTAATGGACTGAATATCAGGCCAGACGGCGTGTACGTGGACGTTACTTTTGGCGGTGGCGGCCATTCGGCGGCTATCGTGGCCAAGCTCACGACGGGCAAACTTTATGCCTTCGACCAAGACGAAGATGCCCTCGAAAATACCAAAGGTTTTGATTCTAAGCGTTTTACGCTCATTGAGGCTAATTTTAGATACCTAAAGCGTTACTTGAAGCTGCACGGCGTTACCAAAATAGATGGTTTGTTGGCGGATTTGGGCATTTCCTCGCACCAAATAGACGCGCCCGAACGCGGTTTTTCTACCCGTTTTGATGGCAATTTGGATATGCGCATGAACCAAAACGACACACTGACGGCGGCCAAAATCATTAACACTTATTCGGAAGACAAACTGCACAAACTTTTCGGGATTTATGGCGAAGTGAAAAATGCCAAGACGTTGGCGGCTTTGGTCTATAAATCGCGCCTCAAGCAGCCTATCGAGACGATACAGCAGTTCAAACAAGTGATTTCGGCGGTTGCGCCACGCGGCAAAGAACATAAATATTATGCACAAGTGTTTCAGGCTCTGCGTATTGAGGTAAATCAGGAACTCGAAGCCCTACAAGAAATGCTTGAACAAGCCGCCGAGATTCTAAAGCCCGATGGCCGCTTGGTGGTGATGTCTTATCATTCGTTGGAAGATAGATTAGTGAAAAATTACATTGCAAAAGGTAAATTTTTCGGAGAAGTTGAAAAAGATTTGTTTGGCAACGAACAAAAACCCTTGCAAAGCGTAACCCGCAAGCCCATCGAGGCGACGGAAGAAGAGTTGGCGCGAAATAATCGCGCACGTAGCGCAAAACTTCGTATTGCCGAAAAAATAGGATAA
- the mraY gene encoding phospho-N-acetylmuramoyl-pentapeptide-transferase, whose amino-acid sequence MLYHLFGYLDEKFDFFGAGVFKYISFRAVAAIIVSLLITSVYGKRLINYLRYKQVGETVRDLGLDGQVQKQGTPTMGGLIILAGILVPTLLFARIENIYIILLIVSTIWLGMIGFLDDYIKVFKKNKEGLHGRFKIVGQVGLGLIVGTTLYFHNDVRVREYTSQKVSVSVKENQSFAQKLDQTAAKSFKYQDKKSLITTIPFFKNNELDYKKIFSFLGDWTWVGYVVLVIFIITAVSNGANITDGIDGLAAGVSAIIGLTLAILAYVSGNIVFAEYLGIMYIPNSGEMVIFCAAFVGACVGFLWYNSYPAQVFMGDTGSLALGGVIAVIALSIRKELLIPVLCGVFLVENLSVMIQVSYFKYTKKKYGEGRRIFKMSPLHHHYQKLNYHEAKIVTRFWIVAIVLAAITLGTLKLR is encoded by the coding sequence ATGTTATATCACTTATTTGGTTATTTGGACGAAAAATTCGACTTCTTCGGAGCGGGTGTTTTCAAATATATTTCGTTTCGGGCGGTGGCGGCCATTATCGTGTCTTTGCTCATTACGTCGGTGTACGGCAAACGCCTGATCAATTATTTGCGCTACAAGCAGGTAGGCGAGACGGTGCGCGATTTGGGTCTGGATGGCCAAGTTCAAAAACAAGGAACTCCCACGATGGGCGGCCTCATTATTTTGGCGGGTATTTTAGTGCCTACGTTGCTTTTTGCGCGTATCGAAAATATCTATATTATTTTGCTAATTGTATCTACTATTTGGCTGGGAATGATTGGTTTTTTGGACGATTATATCAAAGTTTTTAAGAAAAATAAAGAAGGTTTGCACGGCAGATTTAAAATTGTTGGGCAAGTTGGTTTGGGTTTAATTGTAGGTACTACTTTATATTTTCATAATGACGTACGTGTACGTGAATATACGTCTCAAAAAGTATCAGTTTCAGTAAAAGAAAATCAATCTTTTGCCCAAAAATTAGACCAAACAGCGGCCAAATCTTTTAAATATCAAGATAAAAAATCGTTGATTACAACGATTCCTTTCTTCAAAAATAATGAATTAGATTATAAAAAAATATTCAGCTTTTTGGGTGATTGGACGTGGGTTGGCTACGTGGTTTTGGTGATTTTTATTATCACTGCCGTTTCCAATGGCGCAAATATCACGGACGGTATAGACGGCCTTGCCGCAGGCGTTTCGGCTATTATTGGCCTTACGTTAGCGATTTTGGCTTACGTGTCAGGCAATATCGTATTCGCTGAGTATCTGGGGATTATGTACATTCCTAACTCTGGCGAAATGGTGATTTTCTGTGCGGCTTTTGTGGGCGCGTGTGTAGGCTTTTTGTGGTATAACTCGTATCCCGCACAAGTTTTTATGGGCGATACGGGCAGTTTGGCACTGGGTGGCGTAATTGCTGTCATTGCGTTGAGTATTCGCAAAGAATTGCTAATTCCGGTACTTTGTGGCGTATTTTTGGTAGAAAATTTATCAGTAATGATTCAAGTTTCTTATTTTAAATATACCAAAAAGAAATACGGTGAAGGACGCAGAATTTTTAAAATGTCGCCGTTGCATCATCATTACCAAAAACTTAATTATCACGAAGCAAAAATTGTTACAAGATTTTGGATTGTGGCGATAGTTTTAGCGGCCATTACGTTAGGAACATTAAAATTACGATAA
- a CDS encoding DUF4295 domain-containing protein: MAKKVVATLKKADAGKAYTKIIKSVKSPKTGAYTFREEIVPADQVQEFLASNK; this comes from the coding sequence ATGGCAAAGAAAGTAGTTGCAACCCTGAAAAAAGCTGATGCAGGCAAGGCTTACACAAAAATTATCAAGTCTGTGAAGTCACCGAAAACAGGTGCTTACACTTTCCGTGAGGAAATCGTACCTGCTGACCAAGTTCAAGAATTCTTGGCTTCTAACAAGTAA
- a CDS encoding UDP-N-acetylmuramoyl-L-alanyl-D-glutamate--2,6-diaminopimelate ligase, producing the protein MKTLQELLYKVQLLATDGHTDKPVSGIAFDSRSVTEGNVFVATVGTQVDGHQYISKAIEKGATAIVCQTLPETRTEGITYVQVRDSEKALGLMASRFYDNPSAKMKVVGITGTNGKTTTVTLLYRLFRALGYNVGLLSTVQNEINGEVIPSTHTTPDAVQLNALMAEMVRRGCTYCFMEASSHAIVQHRIAGIQFAGAAFSNITHDHLDYHQTFDNYIKAKKQLFDELPVQAFALVNIDDKRGRVMVQNTKANIKTYSLQTMADFRARLISNSLHGLHLEINQQEVWFQLIGNFNAYNLLAVYGVAVSLGEDSDEVLRVLSSLPSAVGRFDRIVSANGITAIVDYAHTPDALQNVLETIAELRTGNEKVITIVGCGGNRDKTKRPIMAGVACQFSDHVILTSDNPRDEEPEDILAQMQAGVTPSNFRKTQTIIDREEAIRKACAMAAPHDIVLVAGKGHETYQEIKGVKYPFDDKKIIEAIFSTL; encoded by the coding sequence GTGAAAACGTTACAAGAATTATTATATAAAGTTCAGCTTTTAGCCACCGACGGCCACACCGACAAACCCGTTTCGGGGATTGCTTTCGACTCTCGCAGCGTAACAGAAGGCAATGTGTTTGTGGCAACCGTCGGCACACAAGTAGATGGACATCAGTATATTAGCAAAGCCATTGAAAAAGGAGCTACGGCCATTGTCTGCCAAACACTTCCCGAAACCCGCACCGAAGGCATTACGTACGTGCAGGTGCGCGATTCGGAAAAGGCTTTGGGTTTGATGGCTTCGCGTTTTTATGATAATCCGTCTGCCAAAATGAAAGTAGTGGGCATTACGGGAACAAACGGCAAAACAACAACCGTAACATTACTTTACCGCCTGTTCAGGGCATTGGGTTATAATGTGGGTTTGCTTTCTACGGTTCAAAATGAAATTAATGGCGAAGTGATTCCGTCCACGCATACCACGCCCGACGCTGTGCAACTCAATGCACTGATGGCCGAAATGGTGCGTAGAGGTTGCACGTATTGTTTCATGGAAGCCAGTTCGCACGCTATTGTACAACATCGTATTGCGGGTATTCAATTTGCGGGAGCGGCTTTTAGTAACATTACGCACGACCATCTGGACTATCACCAAACTTTTGACAATTATATCAAAGCCAAAAAGCAACTTTTTGATGAGTTGCCCGTGCAGGCTTTCGCGTTGGTGAACATCGATGACAAACGCGGTCGCGTAATGGTTCAAAACACAAAGGCCAATATCAAAACCTATTCGTTACAAACAATGGCCGATTTTCGTGCGCGACTTATCAGCAATAGTTTGCACGGTTTGCATCTGGAAATCAACCAACAAGAAGTGTGGTTTCAGTTGATTGGCAATTTTAACGCTTACAATTTGTTGGCCGTGTATGGCGTGGCCGTTTCGTTGGGCGAAGACTCGGACGAGGTGTTGCGCGTGCTTTCGTCGTTGCCGTCGGCGGTGGGTCGTTTTGACCGCATCGTGTCGGCCAATGGCATTACGGCGATTGTAGATTATGCCCATACGCCCGATGCTTTGCAAAATGTACTGGAAACAATAGCCGAATTACGCACTGGAAATGAGAAAGTTATAACGATTGTGGGCTGTGGCGGCAACCGCGATAAAACCAAACGCCCCATTATGGCGGGTGTGGCTTGCCAGTTTAGCGACCACGTTATTTTGACTTCCGACAATCCGCGCGACGAAGAACCCGAAGATATTTTGGCGCAAATGCAGGCTGGCGTTACGCCTTCCAACTTCCGCAAAACCCAAACCATCATAGACCGCGAAGAGGCCATTCGCAAGGCTTGCGCGATGGCGGCACCGCACGATATTGTGTTGGTGGCGGGCAAAGGGCACGAAACGTATCAGGAAATTAAGGGCGTGAAATACCCATTTGACGACAAAAAAATAATAGAAGCGATTTTTTCAACACTATAA
- a CDS encoding DUF3050 domain-containing protein, translated as MNNEAIGKLQTDIEPLRQQIITHPVYAQIQTPEELRLFMQHHIFAVWDFMSLLKTLQNALTCTAVPWFPKGDAQVRYLINEIVAGEESDVDAHGNRKSHFELYLEAMQECGADTEPIMQFLAALQNGQSLEQAFETAQVPTHARDFVRYTFEVIQSGKAHVQAAVFTFGREDLIPSMFHHIIKDLCVNFEVNISIFQYYLERHIEVDGDHHSHLSLEMTQNLCGEKAEHWAQAQEAVEKSLQMRKHLWDGVGQTIAKQKTLV; from the coding sequence ATGAATAACGAAGCCATCGGCAAGCTCCAAACCGACATAGAGCCATTGCGCCAGCAAATCATTACGCACCCCGTTTATGCCCAAATCCAGACACCCGAAGAGTTGCGCCTCTTTATGCAGCATCACATTTTTGCGGTGTGGGATTTTATGTCTTTGCTCAAAACCCTCCAAAATGCGCTGACCTGTACGGCAGTGCCTTGGTTTCCGAAAGGTGATGCGCAAGTGCGTTATTTGATTAACGAAATCGTGGCGGGTGAAGAATCCGACGTGGACGCACACGGAAACCGCAAAAGTCATTTTGAATTATATCTGGAAGCCATGCAAGAATGTGGTGCTGATACCGAGCCGATTATGCAGTTTTTGGCAGCATTGCAAAATGGACAATCTTTAGAACAAGCCTTTGAAACGGCGCAAGTGCCTACACACGCCCGCGATTTTGTGCGCTATACGTTTGAGGTAATCCAAAGCGGCAAAGCACACGTACAAGCCGCTGTGTTTACGTTTGGGCGCGAAGACTTGATTCCGAGTATGTTTCACCACATTATCAAGGATTTATGCGTTAATTTCGAGGTAAATATTAGCATTTTCCAATATTATCTGGAACGCCACATCGAGGTAGATGGCGACCACCACAGCCATTTGTCGTTGGAAATGACCCAAAATCTTTGCGGCGAGAAAGCCGAACACTGGGCGCAGGCACAAGAAGCCGTCGAAAAATCATTGCAAATGCGCAAACATTTGTGGGACGGTGTGGGGCAAACCATTGCCAAACAAAAAACTTTGGTCTAA
- the mraZ gene encoding division/cell wall cluster transcriptional repressor MraZ: MLCFSGEYDCKLDAKGRLVLPARLKAKLPEAPAQVLVALRGFEPCVVLYPLPSWEKIAEKVLALNEFEEEYRLFQRSFLRGSTEIELDGQSRLLLPKTLLNYAQLEADIVAVGVGNRIELWNLKNYEQNLLQDAKVFSQKAQEILGNEAAKSL, from the coding sequence ATGCTTTGTTTCTCAGGAGAATATGACTGCAAATTGGATGCAAAAGGCCGCTTGGTCTTGCCTGCACGCCTCAAAGCCAAGTTGCCAGAAGCACCCGCGCAAGTGTTGGTGGCTCTGCGTGGTTTTGAACCGTGTGTAGTGTTGTATCCGTTGCCCTCTTGGGAAAAAATAGCAGAAAAAGTATTGGCTCTCAACGAGTTTGAAGAAGAATATCGTTTGTTTCAGCGCAGTTTTTTGCGAGGCAGCACCGAAATAGAACTTGACGGACAATCTCGTTTACTTTTACCCAAAACATTGCTCAATTATGCTCAACTGGAAGCCGACATCGTGGCCGTCGGGGTGGGAAATAGAATAGAGCTTTGGAATTTGAAAAATTATGAGCAAAATCTGCTGCAAGACGCGAAGGTTTTTTCTCAAAAAGCACAAGAAATTTTAGGAAATGAAGCGGCTAAATCTCTATAA
- a CDS encoding penicillin-binding protein, with the protein MSIKKDITIRARIAFLAVLVLAVGIVYRIFHVQWITGDKWREMGRAHVLRNREVPATRGNIYSDNGSLLATSLPYYRLAFDPTACDKQIFNEKIDSLSLVLSQFFRDKSPAEYRRKLVDARARKVRYLYLNRGFKLDYQQKKKMMNWPIFRLGKIKGGAIFEKVYNRKRPFEELAMRTIGYVNEDHQGAGLEFSFDKFLAGVNGQALYRRLAGGHWKPVNDGNEIEPLDGNDIKTTIDINLQDVSETALKKALQYHRADFGCVALMEVETGHLKAVVNLGSDGKGNYVEKENYAVAGRFDPGSTFKLASYMALLEENKIQSTDTIQTGNGRYRFYDRDMTDSKPGGYGVITVQDAFERSSNVAVSKLVVRHFGATPQRFLEYLSKFGLAEPLGFQMKGEGKPYIKKTSDPTWSGTSLPWLSVGYEMLLSPLHILTFYNAVANNGKMIQPIIVTEVSRADDVIETFEPIVLRDEICSEKTIETLRSMLEGVVERGTASNIRNADYKIAGKTGTAQKLINGHYTQNYYTSFAGYFPAHKPKYSCIVVIDNPQGFNYSGSDVAAPVFKEIADKVYARDMQMHKIRPLEKGKDDGSFPLIQVGNFSDLHELCDKMGISNYMNKTIVEDDNSKEYWVRAEASNKSVMWRLRKVEDNIVPDTRGMTLKDALFVLENKGLLVEFTGRGRVYTQSISPNARVYRGNTIYLHLK; encoded by the coding sequence ATGAGCATTAAAAAAGATATTACGATTCGTGCAAGGATTGCATTTTTGGCCGTATTGGTTTTGGCCGTAGGCATTGTATATCGAATTTTTCATGTGCAATGGATTACGGGCGACAAATGGCGGGAAATGGGTCGTGCGCACGTGTTGCGTAACCGCGAAGTGCCTGCTACGCGCGGAAATATTTATTCGGACAATGGTAGTTTGTTGGCTACTTCTTTGCCTTATTATCGCTTGGCTTTCGACCCGACAGCCTGCGACAAGCAGATTTTTAATGAAAAAATAGATTCTTTGTCTTTGGTGCTTTCGCAGTTTTTTAGAGATAAAAGTCCTGCCGAATATCGCCGCAAACTCGTAGATGCTCGCGCCCGAAAAGTACGTTATTTGTACCTGAACAGAGGCTTTAAACTTGATTATCAGCAAAAAAAGAAAATGATGAACTGGCCAATTTTCCGTTTGGGAAAAATAAAAGGCGGTGCGATTTTCGAGAAAGTATATAACCGCAAACGTCCGTTTGAGGAACTGGCCATGCGTACCATTGGCTACGTGAACGAAGACCATCAGGGCGCAGGGTTGGAATTTAGTTTTGATAAATTTTTGGCAGGCGTAAACGGACAAGCCTTGTACAGAAGATTGGCAGGCGGCCACTGGAAACCCGTAAACGATGGCAACGAAATTGAGCCACTCGACGGCAACGACATCAAAACCACGATTGACATTAATCTACAAGACGTTTCGGAGACGGCACTCAAAAAAGCCTTGCAATATCACCGCGCTGACTTTGGTTGCGTGGCATTGATGGAGGTGGAAACAGGACATTTGAAAGCGGTAGTCAATTTGGGTAGCGACGGAAAAGGCAATTATGTAGAAAAAGAAAATTATGCGGTGGCAGGGCGTTTTGACCCAGGATCTACGTTTAAATTGGCTTCCTACATGGCTCTTTTGGAGGAAAATAAGATACAGTCCACCGACACGATTCAGACAGGAAATGGCCGTTATCGTTTTTATGACCGCGACATGACCGACTCAAAACCAGGTGGTTATGGTGTTATTACGGTGCAAGATGCCTTTGAACGCTCTTCCAATGTGGCGGTTTCTAAACTGGTGGTGCGGCATTTTGGCGCAACGCCCCAACGTTTTTTGGAATATTTGAGCAAATTTGGTTTGGCCGAGCCGCTGGGTTTTCAGATGAAAGGCGAAGGAAAGCCGTACATCAAAAAAACGTCTGACCCGACATGGAGCGGTACTTCTTTGCCTTGGCTTTCAGTGGGTTACGAAATGTTGCTTTCCCCGTTGCATATCCTGACGTTTTATAATGCAGTGGCCAATAATGGCAAAATGATTCAGCCGATTATCGTAACGGAGGTGTCCAGAGCCGATGACGTGATAGAAACTTTTGAACCGATTGTCTTGCGCGATGAAATTTGTTCGGAAAAAACAATCGAAACGCTGCGCAGTATGTTGGAAGGTGTGGTAGAACGCGGCACGGCAAGCAATATTCGCAATGCGGATTATAAAATTGCAGGCAAAACGGGCACGGCGCAAAAACTCATAAACGGGCATTATACCCAAAATTACTATACTTCGTTTGCGGGTTATTTTCCTGCCCACAAACCAAAATATAGTTGTATTGTGGTGATTGACAATCCGCAAGGGTTCAATTATTCGGGTAGTGATGTGGCCGCGCCAGTGTTTAAGGAAATTGCCGACAAAGTGTATGCGCGTGATATGCAAATGCACAAAATTCGTCCGCTCGAAAAAGGCAAAGACGATGGCTCGTTCCCGCTCATTCAGGTTGGTAATTTCTCTGATTTGCATGAATTATGCGATAAAATGGGCATTTCCAATTACATGAACAAAACCATTGTCGAAGACGATAACAGCAAGGAATATTGGGTGCGCGCTGAGGCTTCTAACAAATCGGTGATGTGGCGTTTACGCAAAGTGGAGGATAATATAGTACCCGACACGCGCGGCATGACGCTTAAAGATGCCTTGTTTGTCTTAGAAAATAAAGGTTTGTTGGTGGAATTTACGGGGCGCGGACGAGTCTATACGCAATCTATTTCGCCAAATGCGCGAGTTTATCGCGGAAATACGATTTATTTACATTTAAAATAA
- the murD gene encoding UDP-N-acetylmuramoyl-L-alanine--D-glutamate ligase, whose product MSKIVVLGAAESGVGAALLAKAKGFEVFVSDAAHISDRYKQDLIDARIAFEEGGHDFDAILSADEVVKSPGIPEKAPIIKALHEKNIPVISELEFGARFTKAKFVAITGSNGKTTTTLLTYHLLRMAGLNVGLAGNVGQSLARQVIEDKFEYYVLEVSSFQLDGMYQFKADIAILTNITPDHLDRYEYKFQNYINSKFRVLQNMDKSGYFITYQQDEVVQNELANRTLQTNLLPISLAEKVETGAYSDHDQLHFMLPNGQRFYVAHTSLTINGKHNYLNAMGATLVAALWGVSPEKIEEGLKTFQNAPHRLEEVATINGVRFVNDSKATNVDSVKYALDSFKQPVVLIAGGVDKGNDYSLIENLVLEKVKALVCMGKDNEPLHKAFDGKVTKIVDTYSIADAVREAAHLAENGDVVLLSPACASFDLFRNYEDRGDQFKLQVKHLDDESLHSL is encoded by the coding sequence ATGAGTAAAATTGTTGTATTAGGAGCAGCAGAAAGCGGCGTTGGAGCGGCACTTTTGGCCAAAGCCAAAGGTTTTGAAGTATTCGTATCCGATGCGGCGCACATTAGCGACCGCTACAAACAAGATTTGATAGATGCGCGTATTGCTTTCGAGGAAGGCGGCCACGATTTTGACGCGATTTTGTCGGCAGACGAAGTGGTGAAAAGTCCAGGTATTCCCGAAAAAGCTCCGATTATCAAGGCTTTACACGAAAAAAATATACCTGTCATTTCCGAATTGGAGTTTGGCGCACGCTTTACCAAAGCCAAATTTGTAGCCATTACGGGCAGCAATGGCAAAACGACAACCACTTTGCTCACGTATCATTTGTTGCGCATGGCTGGCCTGAATGTGGGCTTGGCTGGCAACGTGGGGCAGAGCTTGGCGCGTCAAGTAATCGAAGACAAATTTGAGTATTATGTGCTGGAAGTGAGCAGTTTCCAACTCGACGGCATGTATCAATTTAAGGCTGATATTGCGATTTTGACCAACATCACGCCCGACCACCTCGACCGCTACGAATACAAATTCCAAAATTATATCAATTCGAAGTTCAGGGTGTTGCAAAACATGGACAAGAGCGGCTACTTTATCACGTATCAGCAAGACGAAGTAGTACAAAATGAATTGGCTAACAGGACTTTACAAACGAATTTGTTGCCGATTTCGCTTGCCGAAAAGGTAGAAACAGGCGCATATTCCGACCACGACCAATTACATTTTATGTTGCCAAACGGTCAGCGTTTTTATGTGGCGCATACAAGCCTGACTATCAACGGAAAACACAATTATCTGAACGCGATGGGCGCGACTTTGGTGGCGGCTTTGTGGGGCGTTTCTCCCGAAAAAATAGAAGAAGGACTTAAAACTTTTCAAAATGCGCCGCACCGCTTGGAAGAAGTGGCCACTATTAACGGTGTGCGTTTTGTGAATGACTCTAAGGCCACGAACGTGGATTCGGTGAAATATGCCTTGGATAGTTTCAAACAACCTGTGGTGCTTATCGCGGGCGGTGTGGACAAAGGCAACGATTATTCTTTGATAGAAAATTTGGTCTTGGAAAAAGTGAAAGCGTTGGTGTGTATGGGCAAAGACAATGAGCCATTGCACAAGGCTTTTGACGGAAAAGTAACCAAAATCGTGGACACGTACAGCATCGCTGATGCCGTGCGGGAAGCAGCACATTTGGCCGAAAATGGCGATGTGGTTTTGCTTTCGCCTGCGTGTGCCAGCTTCGATTTGTTCCGCAACTACGAAGACAGAGGCGACCAATTTAAGTTGCAAGTCAAGCATTTAGACGACGAGTCGTTGCATTCGCTGTAA
- a CDS encoding FtsL-like putative cell division protein gives MKNTPKNMPANQSKASSKPSGGGGVKREKSEGNKSIFGFIDGLLQLDEIFANGIPPKYLPRILFLAALGIVYIGNSHFANKTIVQLTKVKAETEDLRVDYTSLKADYMLRSKQSEVAKRVAPMGLEESSVPPQKIELEE, from the coding sequence ATGAAAAATACCCCTAAAAATATGCCCGCTAATCAATCTAAAGCTTCGTCGAAACCGTCGGGTGGTGGCGGTGTCAAACGCGAAAAAAGCGAAGGCAACAAAAGTATTTTTGGTTTTATTGATGGGTTGCTTCAGTTAGACGAGATTTTTGCCAACGGCATTCCTCCCAAATATTTGCCGCGTATCTTGTTTTTGGCTGCGTTGGGCATTGTTTATATCGGAAACAGCCATTTTGCGAATAAAACCATTGTGCAACTCACCAAAGTAAAAGCCGAAACGGAGGATTTGCGCGTGGATTATACGTCCCTGAAAGCGGATTATATGTTGCGAAGCAAGCAATCGGAAGTAGCCAAAAGAGTGGCACCGATGGGCTTGGAGGAAAGTTCTGTTCCGCCTCAAAAAATAGAGTTAGAGGAATAG
- the rpmG gene encoding 50S ribosomal protein L33, with protein MAKKGNRIQVILECTEHKNSGMSGTSRYITTKNRKNTTERLELKKYNPVLKKYTIHKEIK; from the coding sequence ATGGCAAAAAAAGGTAATCGAATCCAAGTGATTCTCGAATGCACTGAGCATAAAAACAGCGGTATGTCGGGTACATCTCGCTATATCACGACAAAAAACCGCAAAAACACTACTGAGCGTTTGGAACTGAAAAAGTACAACCCAGTGTTAAAGAAATATACAATCCACAAAGAGATTAAATAA